In one window of Saprospiraceae bacterium DNA:
- a CDS encoding CHAT domain-containing protein encodes MRSKQDINTNQKTSYESFWNYLPGSEREVMAIENILKSAGLIPDLKIDTSGSEHQFKKLGEMGAHSPHIIHLATHGYFYPDVKRRNDYLLSSMGSHESPFKMSEHSMLRSGLILAGGNAGWHSERSLVSGEDGVLTAYEISQMNLSNTELVVLSACETGLGDIQGNEGVYGLQRAFKIAGAKYIIMSLWQVPDKQTSLLMTTFYKKWLEHKMTIPEAFRAAQKELRDMGFDPYQWAGFVLIE; translated from the coding sequence TTGAGATCGAAACAAGATATCAACACAAACCAAAAGACTTCATACGAAAGTTTTTGGAATTATTTACCAGGAAGCGAACGCGAAGTCATGGCAATTGAAAACATTCTAAAAAGTGCAGGATTAATTCCTGATTTAAAAATCGATACCAGTGGATCTGAACATCAATTTAAGAAGTTGGGTGAAATGGGTGCGCATTCTCCCCATATCATTCATCTGGCTACACACGGATATTTTTATCCTGACGTGAAAAGAAGAAATGATTATTTGCTGTCATCAATGGGAAGCCATGAATCACCATTCAAAATGAGTGAGCATTCCATGTTGAGATCCGGGTTAATTTTAGCTGGTGGTAATGCCGGATGGCATAGCGAGCGTTCGTTAGTTTCCGGCGAAGATGGAGTGTTAACCGCTTACGAGATCAGCCAAATGAATTTAAGTAATACGGAGCTCGTTGTATTATCGGCATGCGAAACAGGTCTTGGAGACATCCAGGGCAACGAAGGCGTGTATGGTTTGCAGCGTGCTTTTAAAATCGCCGGAGCCAAATACATCATCATGAGTTTGTGGCAGGTGCCCGACAAGCAAACATCATTATTGATGACCACTTTTTATAAGAAATGGTTAGAACATAAGATGACCATTCCGGAAGCATTTCGTGCCGCACAGAAAGAATTACGCGACATGGGTTTTGACCCATACCAATGGGCTGGATTTGTATTAATTGAATAA
- a CDS encoding tetratricopeptide repeat protein codes for MGPEHPQFANSLYTLSTLYLAMGEFEKCEASLLKTQMIRRKVLGNEHPDYVQTLRMIAELYTKTNKTEKAEAVYAEISILDSKLLGKAVYHLSERELANYMNIFSKSVNDQFCFNQIAPSEHINAVSFDNIIFQKGFLMQAAAHLRKLSDSDGTYSESISELRAMHRSLGDLYLQPLAERDSNQIAQIESQIELREKELARSMKDYGNVTKQIKWQHVQQKLKPNEAALEFIQYEFNQANENSDSSFYAALILLPGNSFPKFVPLLMKQ; via the coding sequence TTGGGTCCCGAACACCCACAATTTGCAAATAGTTTATATACCCTTTCGACGCTCTATCTGGCAATGGGCGAGTTTGAAAAATGTGAGGCCAGCTTATTAAAAACGCAGATGATCAGAAGAAAAGTATTGGGAAATGAACACCCTGATTATGTTCAGACTCTCCGTATGATCGCTGAACTTTATACAAAAACAAATAAAACTGAAAAAGCTGAAGCAGTATATGCGGAAATATCAATATTGGATTCTAAACTATTGGGCAAAGCTGTATATCACTTGTCAGAACGGGAGTTAGCTAATTATATGAATATTTTTTCTAAAAGTGTAAACGATCAATTTTGTTTTAATCAGATCGCACCCTCGGAACACATAAATGCTGTAAGTTTTGACAATATTATATTTCAGAAAGGTTTTCTGATGCAAGCTGCCGCTCATTTAAGAAAATTATCCGATTCAGATGGAACCTATTCCGAATCGATATCCGAACTCAGAGCTATGCACAGATCCCTCGGCGACCTTTATTTGCAACCTCTTGCAGAGCGGGACTCCAACCAGATTGCTCAAATTGAAAGTCAGATTGAACTTAGAGAAAAGGAATTAGCCAGATCTATGAAAGATTATGGAAATGTAACCAAACAGATCAAGTGGCAGCATGTGCAGCAGAAATTAAAACCAAACGAAGCCGCACTCGAATTTATTCAATATGAATTTAATCAAGCGAACGAAAATTCTGATAGTTCGTTTTACGCAGCGTTGATTCTTTTACCCGGCAATTCATTTCCGAAATTTGTGCCTCTTTTAATGAAACAATGA
- a CDS encoding tetratricopeptide repeat-containing protein — MINKFLVIFLTTPIWAYTQEQDTFIVKQIDSLIKVSRGFTGKGDFDNAWSVHQQADSLAHNFLGEHSAGYAASCFNKGRILDFMGKFIEAEEWYLRSKTIREKVLGKEHPDYAWSLNNLAAIYKEMGRYREAEKLHLEAKTIRENYFGKEHPDYASTLNNMAALYFSMGHLEKAQILYQESKSIWVKLFGTNHPYYASCINNLAVLHKHLGNYEEAEKLYREAIQIREQVFGKQHLEYAQSLNNLAILYEAMANFVNAESLYQESGQIRLQVFGKEHPEYVQSLHNMALLYSHTGQLEKAESLLEEVTTLFKKALGLIIRIMRQALIIWL; from the coding sequence ATGATCAATAAATTTTTAGTTATTTTTCTGACGACCCCAATTTGGGCTTACACACAAGAGCAGGACACCTTCATCGTTAAACAAATAGATAGCCTCATTAAGGTGAGCCGGGGATTTACCGGGAAAGGGGATTTTGACAATGCCTGGAGCGTACATCAACAGGCAGATTCTTTGGCACACAATTTTTTGGGAGAACATTCAGCAGGTTATGCTGCTTCTTGTTTTAATAAGGGCAGGATCTTGGATTTTATGGGAAAGTTTATTGAAGCGGAGGAATGGTATTTGAGATCTAAAACCATTCGCGAAAAAGTATTGGGGAAAGAACATCCGGATTATGCGTGGAGTCTGAATAATCTGGCTGCAATTTATAAGGAAATGGGGAGATATAGAGAAGCTGAAAAATTGCATCTGGAAGCGAAAACTATTAGGGAAAATTATTTTGGAAAGGAACACCCGGATTATGCCTCAACTCTGAACAATATGGCGGCTCTGTATTTTTCGATGGGCCATTTGGAAAAAGCACAAATCCTGTATCAGGAGTCAAAATCTATTTGGGTAAAATTGTTCGGTACAAATCACCCATACTACGCTTCCTGTATTAACAATCTGGCAGTTTTGCACAAACATCTGGGTAATTATGAAGAAGCTGAAAAATTATACAGGGAAGCTATTCAGATCAGAGAACAAGTCTTTGGGAAGCAACATCTGGAGTATGCTCAAAGTCTGAACAATTTGGCTATATTATATGAGGCTATGGCTAATTTTGTAAATGCAGAGAGTCTTTATCAAGAGTCTGGACAAATCAGACTCCAGGTTTTTGGGAAAGAACATCCGGAATATGTTCAAAGCCTTCACAATATGGCTTTGTTATATTCTCATACCGGGCAACTGGAAAAGGCTGAATCTCTCCTGGAGGAAGTGACGACACTTTTTAAAAAAGCTCTTGGTCTGATCATCCGGATTATGCGGCAAGCCTTAATAATCTGGCTTTAG
- a CDS encoding CHAT domain-containing protein, whose amino-acid sequence MNISKALVVIIFCFCSGLACQTIDTLSIVQRIDSLLIKTRDHVSHMEYDQALQDCKRAEDYAEKYLGKHSIAYGNVYFQKGRINRFKGNYIEAESCYILSKNIRGSLLGENHPDYAWSLNNLGAIYLELGRFDLAEEYYLRAKSIRESVLGSWHPDYSGSLNNLANLYVKMAQFEKAEKLYLESKEIRKQTSGAQSTAFASVLNNLANLHMVMGNYDKAEAFYQEAISILRKWSSKEQAELNVSLNNLAAIYWEMTNYERAEELYIEVKSIREKMLGKHHPDYASCLNNLALLYQDKRDFKQAKAFFLESKILREKVLGKKHLDYASSLSSLANFHLQLNELDEAENLFLECNKIREKILGIEHPDFATGLKNLALVSIKRGKYEKAEAYLIEVKRIFEAVFGKQHPEMGSCIKSLVHLYWNWNKYSKAVDYSDMLLELDKVMAIKAMHHLSESELNKFLIKNGNHQAQMLSFLQQHCEKTGRQSTVSGLAYDRLLFFKGFLLNAKLHISRLAQSDSTISEILNKLKVIGRQLSAEYAKPILARTNVDVLEAQSNELEKAISRHLKEYDLAIQQTGWQAVQEALAPGEVSIEFVKYPYYERGNLTDKIMYAAIVLKAKNKTENQPIFVPLFEESSLDSLFQSKASRKADYVNQIYTLANRGAHTNQERGRSLYELIWKPLEKELEGEKTIYFSVTGLLHRIQMGAISINENEMLADRYQLRSMNSTRQLVIPELKNRTGQTALLLGGLIFDLDSLQFSSKNLIVSHSNTSNRFANIDSTLRGGSWNSLPGTEKEVKAIHQIFLGVGMQAQLKTKNEATEAYFKTLGIQSPSPNFLHIATHGYFFPDAQKEVGNNEPIFKMSEHPMLRSGLILSGGNAGWQGKRPLGEGEDGVLTAYEISQMNLSNTELVVLSACETGLGDIQGNEGVYGLQRAFKIAGAKYIIMSLWQVPDKQTSMLMITFYKKWLEAEGSPTGEKKMSIPDAFHAAQKELRDLGFDPYQWAGFVLIE is encoded by the coding sequence ATGAATATTTCAAAAGCACTTGTGGTTATTATATTTTGTTTCTGTTCCGGATTAGCGTGTCAGACTATCGATACATTAAGCATTGTCCAGAGAATAGATAGTTTGTTAATAAAAACCAGGGATCATGTTTCCCATATGGAGTATGACCAGGCCTTGCAGGATTGTAAAAGGGCAGAGGATTATGCTGAAAAATACTTAGGAAAACATTCCATCGCTTATGGAAATGTATATTTTCAAAAAGGACGGATAAATCGATTTAAAGGAAATTACATTGAGGCAGAGTCCTGCTATATTTTATCGAAAAATATCCGGGGTAGTTTGCTGGGAGAAAACCATCCGGATTATGCATGGAGTTTGAATAATTTGGGCGCTATATATCTTGAACTGGGCAGATTCGATTTAGCGGAGGAGTACTACTTACGAGCGAAAAGTATTCGCGAAAGTGTTCTTGGCTCCTGGCATCCTGATTATAGTGGAAGTCTCAATAATTTGGCAAACCTGTATGTCAAAATGGCGCAATTTGAAAAAGCCGAAAAGTTATATTTGGAATCCAAGGAAATAAGAAAACAAACATCAGGAGCACAAAGCACTGCTTTTGCAAGTGTATTAAACAACCTTGCAAATTTACACATGGTAATGGGCAATTACGATAAAGCCGAGGCCTTTTACCAGGAGGCGATTTCAATATTGAGAAAATGGTCTTCTAAAGAGCAGGCTGAGTTGAATGTAAGCCTAAATAATCTGGCGGCCATTTATTGGGAGATGACCAATTATGAAAGGGCTGAGGAATTATATATTGAAGTCAAATCCATTCGGGAGAAAATGCTTGGAAAGCATCATCCGGATTATGCCAGCTGTCTTAATAATCTAGCCCTTTTGTATCAGGATAAAAGAGATTTCAAGCAAGCGAAAGCTTTTTTCCTGGAATCGAAAATATTAAGGGAAAAAGTGTTAGGAAAGAAACATTTGGATTATGCATCCAGTTTGAGTAGTCTTGCAAATTTTCACCTTCAACTAAATGAATTGGATGAGGCAGAAAATCTCTTTTTAGAATGCAATAAAATCAGAGAAAAAATTCTGGGTATAGAACATCCGGATTTTGCAACAGGGTTAAAAAATCTTGCTTTGGTTAGTATTAAAAGAGGAAAATATGAAAAAGCAGAGGCTTATTTAATCGAAGTTAAAAGAATTTTTGAAGCAGTATTTGGGAAGCAGCATCCGGAAATGGGATCTTGTATAAAAAGTCTGGTTCACCTGTATTGGAATTGGAATAAGTATTCTAAAGCAGTAGATTACTCAGACATGTTGCTTGAGCTAGATAAAGTAATGGCGATCAAAGCAATGCACCATCTATCTGAAAGCGAACTCAATAAATTTCTTATAAAAAATGGGAATCATCAGGCACAAATGCTATCGTTTTTACAGCAACATTGTGAAAAAACTGGCAGACAATCAACAGTTTCAGGTTTGGCTTATGACCGTTTGTTGTTTTTTAAGGGATTTTTATTAAACGCAAAATTACATATAAGCCGATTAGCGCAATCGGATTCTACGATAAGTGAAATATTGAATAAACTCAAAGTAATAGGTCGCCAGCTTTCAGCTGAATATGCCAAACCTATTCTTGCCAGAACAAATGTAGATGTTTTGGAAGCACAATCCAATGAATTGGAAAAAGCTATTTCAAGACATTTGAAGGAATATGATCTGGCCATCCAGCAGACCGGATGGCAGGCAGTTCAAGAGGCCTTGGCGCCGGGCGAGGTATCGATAGAATTTGTGAAGTATCCGTATTATGAAAGAGGTAATTTAACCGATAAAATCATGTATGCGGCTATTGTTTTAAAGGCAAAAAACAAAACAGAAAATCAACCGATTTTTGTTCCATTGTTTGAAGAAAGTTCACTGGACAGCCTGTTTCAAAGTAAAGCTAGTCGTAAAGCTGATTACGTGAATCAAATTTATACTCTTGCCAATCGCGGTGCGCATACCAATCAAGAACGCGGTCGGTCTTTGTACGAACTCATCTGGAAACCCCTTGAAAAAGAATTGGAAGGGGAAAAGACAATTTATTTTTCTGTTACTGGACTTTTACATCGCATTCAAATGGGAGCGATCTCTATCAATGAAAATGAAATGCTGGCTGACCGCTATCAATTAAGGAGTATGAACAGTACCCGTCAATTGGTTATCCCTGAGTTAAAAAACCGAACAGGACAAACGGCCTTGTTGTTGGGTGGATTAATATTTGATCTGGATTCTTTGCAGTTTAGTTCAAAAAACTTGATTGTAAGTCATAGCAATACATCCAATCGATTTGCCAATATAGATTCCACTCTGAGAGGGGGAAGCTGGAATTCCTTGCCGGGAACTGAAAAAGAAGTAAAAGCCATACATCAGATTTTTTTAGGTGTAGGAATGCAAGCACAATTAAAAACCAAAAATGAAGCTACGGAGGCTTATTTCAAAACTTTGGGAATTCAAAGTCCATCACCTAATTTTCTTCATATAGCGACACATGGATATTTCTTTCCGGATGCCCAAAAGGAAGTTGGCAATAATGAGCCCATATTTAAAATGAGCGAGCATCCAATGTTGCGTTCAGGCTTGATTTTATCCGGAGGTAATGCTGGATGGCAAGGCAAACGACCGTTAGGTGAAGGTGAAGATGGAGTGTTAACTGCCTATGAGATCAGTCAGATGAATTTATCAAATACCGAACTTGTTGTGCTCTCTGCCTGCGAAACCGGACTGGGAGACATCCAGGGCAACGAAGGCGTGTACGGTTTGCAGCGTGCTTTTAAAATCGCCGGAGCCAAATACATTATTATGAGTCTGTGGCAGGTCCCCGACAAACAAACTTCGATGCTGATGATCACATTTTACAAGAAATGGCTGGAAGCCGAAGGTTCGCCAACCGGCGAAAAGAAGATGTCGATACCGGATGCATTTCATGCGGCACAAAAGGAATTGCGGGACTTAGGATTTGATCCATATCAGTGGGCTGGGTTTGTTTTGATAGAATAG
- a CDS encoding IS5 family transposase, whose amino-acid sequence MAKIITPKQQLELFEWDALVEKLRSFDKDPLAKLNDYIRFEYFRKELEKIVKRTGEGPGRPSYDVVMMFKLLIVQRIYDLSDESMEFQIADRTSFKLFLGIRGTDQIPDARTIWSFKNELSLKKADKRLFKKLDQLLHQNRVIINKGSIVDAHIVESEINRNSKEDNDLIKNGQIPQEWEDNPNIGRQKDSDARWVKHHNRKAYGYKDHVKIDKNTKLITNYEITPANVYDGEMTDVLIEKRDKGKRLYGDSASWDFRERIRKKGMIPCINQKGRRNRPLNDREQDRNTNLSRTRARVEHVFGCITTMFGKMKLRCIGKVRSSFQIGLTNITYNLFRIIQLKRKVAWA is encoded by the coding sequence ATGGCCAAAATCATTACACCAAAGCAACAACTTGAGCTATTTGAGTGGGATGCGCTTGTTGAAAAACTTCGTTCTTTTGATAAAGATCCATTAGCTAAGCTTAACGATTACATCAGATTTGAATATTTTCGAAAGGAGCTGGAAAAAATTGTTAAAAGAACGGGAGAAGGTCCCGGCAGGCCATCTTATGATGTAGTGATGATGTTCAAGTTATTAATTGTTCAAAGAATATATGATTTAAGTGATGAATCAATGGAATTCCAAATAGCAGACAGGACAAGTTTTAAATTATTTTTAGGAATACGAGGAACGGATCAGATTCCTGACGCAAGAACAATCTGGTCGTTCAAGAATGAATTGAGTTTAAAGAAGGCGGATAAAAGGTTATTCAAAAAACTGGATCAACTATTACACCAGAATAGGGTAATAATAAATAAGGGTAGTATTGTAGATGCTCATATTGTAGAAAGCGAAATTAACCGCAATAGTAAAGAGGATAATGACTTAATAAAGAATGGGCAAATACCACAAGAATGGGAGGACAACCCAAATATTGGAAGACAAAAAGATTCCGATGCCCGCTGGGTAAAGCACCATAATCGCAAAGCCTACGGCTATAAAGATCATGTGAAGATCGATAAAAACACCAAACTGATTACCAACTATGAAATAACCCCTGCGAATGTTTATGATGGTGAAATGACGGATGTATTGATAGAAAAACGGGATAAAGGAAAACGCTTATATGGAGATTCGGCAAGCTGGGATTTCCGAGAACGAATCCGGAAGAAAGGGATGATACCTTGTATAAATCAGAAAGGAAGAAGAAACCGTCCATTAAACGACAGGGAGCAAGACAGAAATACGAACTTATCAAGAACACGTGCACGAGTTGAACATGTATTTGGTTGTATCACCACGATGTTTGGAAAAATGAAATTACGATGCATAGGTAAAGTAAGATCTTCTTTTCAAATTGGACTGACAAACATAACATATAATTTATTCCGGATTATCCAACTAAAAAGAAAAGTAGCATGGGCATAG
- a CDS encoding transposase gives MIPCINQKGRRNRPLNDREQDRNTNLSRTRARVEHVFGCITTMFGKMKLRCIGKVRSSFQIGLTNITYNLFRIIQLKRKVAWA, from the coding sequence ATGATACCTTGTATAAATCAGAAAGGAAGAAGAAACCGTCCATTAAACGACAGGGAGCAAGACAGAAATACGAACTTATCAAGAACACGTGCACGAGTTGAACATGTATTTGGTTGTATCACCACGATGTTTGGAAAAATGAAATTACGATGCATAGGTAAAGTAAGATCTTCTTTTCAAATTGGACTGACAAACATAACATATAATTTATTCCGGATTATCCAACTAAAAAGAAAAGTAGCATGGGCATAG
- a CDS encoding IS5 family transposase: MAKIITPKQQLELFEWDALVEKLRSFDKDPLAKLNDYIRFEYFRKELEKIVKRTGEGPGRPSYDVVMMFKLLIVQRIYDLSDESMEFQIADWTSFKLFLGIRGTDQIPDARTIWSFKNELSLKKADKRLFKKLDQLLHQNRVIINKGSIVDAHIVESEINRNSKEDNDLIKNGQIPQEWEDNPNIGRQKDSDARWVKHHNRKAYGYKDHVKIDKNTKLITNYEITPANVYDGEMTDVLIEKRDKGKRLYGDSASWDFRERIQERDDTLYKSERKKKPSIKRQGARQKYELIKNTCTS; the protein is encoded by the coding sequence ATGGCCAAAATCATTACACCAAAGCAACAACTTGAGCTATTTGAGTGGGATGCTCTTGTTGAAAAACTTCGTTCTTTTGATAAAGATCCATTAGCTAAGCTTAACGATTACATCAGATTTGAATATTTTCGAAAGGAGCTGGAAAAAATTGTTAAAAGAACGGGAGAAGGTCCCGGCAGGCCATCTTATGATGTAGTGATGATGTTCAAGTTATTAATTGTTCAAAGAATATATGATTTAAGTGATGAATCAATGGAATTCCAAATAGCAGACTGGACAAGTTTTAAATTATTTTTAGGAATACGAGGAACGGATCAGATTCCTGACGCAAGAACAATCTGGTCGTTCAAGAATGAATTGAGTTTAAAGAAGGCGGATAAAAGGTTATTCAAAAAACTGGATCAACTATTACACCAGAATAGGGTAATAATAAATAAGGGTAGTATTGTAGATGCTCATATTGTAGAAAGCGAAATTAACCGCAATAGTAAAGAGGATAATGACTTAATAAAGAATGGGCAAATACCACAAGAATGGGAGGACAACCCAAATATTGGAAGACAAAAAGATTCCGATGCCCGCTGGGTAAAGCACCATAATCGCAAAGCCTACGGCTATAAAGATCATGTGAAGATCGATAAAAACACCAAACTGATTACCAACTATGAAATAACCCCTGCGAATGTTTATGATGGTGAAATGACGGATGTATTGATAGAAAAACGGGATAAAGGAAAACGCTTATATGGAGATTCGGCAAGCTGGGATTTCCGAGAACGAATCCAAGAAAGGGATGATACCTTGTATAAATCAGAAAGGAAGAAGAAACCGTCCATTAAACGACAGGGAGCAAGACAGAAATACGAACTTATCAAGAACACGTGCACGAGTTGA